The following proteins are encoded in a genomic region of Actinomadura sp. NAK00032:
- the ruvC gene encoding crossover junction endodeoxyribonuclease RuvC, giving the protein MRVMGVDPGLTRCGVGVVDGAPGKRLHLVHVSVVRTAPDEDHALRLVGIEAGIEALMEEFRPDAVAVERVFSQHNVRTVMGTAQAAGIAMLAAARRGLPVALHTPSEAKAAVTGNGRADKAQVTRMVTRLLALETAPSPADAADALALAICHVWRGGAQQRLAQARRSRIEEAARAERARLAARSRGGSVQ; this is encoded by the coding sequence GTGCGGGTGATGGGGGTGGACCCCGGGCTCACCCGGTGCGGGGTGGGTGTCGTCGACGGCGCCCCGGGCAAGCGGCTCCACCTGGTGCACGTGTCGGTCGTGCGGACCGCCCCCGACGAGGACCACGCCCTGCGCCTGGTGGGCATCGAGGCGGGCATCGAGGCCCTGATGGAGGAGTTCCGGCCCGACGCCGTCGCCGTCGAGCGGGTGTTCTCCCAGCACAACGTCCGCACCGTGATGGGGACCGCGCAGGCCGCCGGCATCGCGATGCTGGCGGCGGCCCGCCGCGGGCTGCCCGTCGCGCTGCACACCCCGAGCGAGGCGAAGGCCGCCGTCACCGGCAACGGCCGCGCCGACAAGGCGCAGGTCACCCGGATGGTGACCCGGCTGCTGGCCCTGGAGACGGCCCCCAGCCCGGCGGACGCGGCCGACGCGCTCGCGCTCGCCATCTGCCACGTGTGGCGCGGCGGAGCGCAGCAGCGGCTCGCACAGGCCCGCCGGTCGCGCATCGAGGAGGCGGCCCGGGCCGAGCGGGCGCGGCTCGCCGCCCGCAGCAGAGGAGGAAGTGTCCAGTGA